The Bombyx mori chromosome 28, ASM3026992v2 genomic interval tgacttttggacaattaagtattggtaaatcagaaaaacgaattattgactttgtattccattggcaatcacaaaactcttctgaacgacatcttagataaataacaggttaagtattaacctttatttaatgcaggttttgaaccgtattctttgaaggagacgattatattcaaataaatctgtattgacatatcaataacatttttttgtccaaatgcacagattgccacctttgataatagacgactcaaatataaaTCGGCTATAATGCATTTTTCTCTAACTTAAgcttgttaaattttttttagacatCACACAGACATCACACACTCTGATTCCCTAACATTACGGcagtctggtgtagtggtaagtgacatggtcactacacaagggggtcgcgggttcgaatcacgccatgggaagatatttgtatgataaatataagaaaaatgtcttttccagggttatggatgtatattaaatatatgtatgtgtataataaaaatcttacatttatttccgttatctggtacctgtaacacaagttctttacgaacttagcacggaaccagctaacgtggcgtgatcgttattaaaaaaaaaaaaaaaaaattttataattcaaagtTAACagactaaattttaatataaatccgAGAAGTTTtgaaacgtaaaaaaataaagtaactaTAAAATACTTATATCGAGCTACAGTCGTGTATGCTTCGAGTTTAAGAATGTTGTAACGATTTATGGTAATTTCACAACAGATAGTAACCTACCttgaatttgttatttatcttgCATTAAATTGCTGTAACTACACTGTACTAGATCGGTACGCGCACCAATTTATCTCGGGGCTCGTTATTTCGATCTAAATTTAATATAGACTAGTATTAGTATCACTAGTGACCTCAAAGAGATTCCtcttccttgcgtcgataatcctgaatgctgagggtcgtggcctcttcaaacaactttctcctgtattatcctgcgccattcctgcgtatcctcggctgtgtggatagcaacgggGACTGAAGTATTAagagtggagcgtatctggTTAGACCAGCTCATTGGAATTCTGCCTCTGGGCATtcttccgcataccttgcctgttaccagcagcttttccaaaTCGTCGCCTCTCTTTTTGGCTTACGTGGTAggacgagatcacggcccatctggtgttaagttggtaccggagcccatagacatctacagcgtaaatatcgccacctaccttgagatataagttctaaggtctcagtatagttacaacggctgccccacccttcaaaccgaaatgcattactgctttacggtagaaagaggctggtggtacctacccgtgcggactcacaagaggtcctaccaccagtaattacgcaaattataattttgcgggttttatttttattacacgatattatcccTTCACTGTGGTAATCGTGAAcaatgttaagtacgtatttcattagaaaaattggtacttgcctgcgggatttgaacaccggtgcatcgctacgtacgaatgcaccggacgtcttatcctttaggccacgacgacttttcgattttttttcataattataatattggaATCCATCATTGTTTCCAGGTGGCGTACGCGATCGCGTTGATCTACGAAATAGTGTGGGTCGTTGAATCACAGAGCGGACTACCTATTCCATCGGTACTGCTCATGGTATGCTACATCATCGTCATAGCCGCCACCGTAACATTAGTTCATGGGCTTATATCGgttagtatctatatattaatacgtgaagcaaaaactttgtacccctttttacgcaaattgcgcggacggaaaaTTTCtcacaattatagagaatatagaggaggagTGCATGAtgctaatttgtttttaaattatgcataaaaatacattaaaacaattaaaaaaaaacattacacacactaccatgtatttgatacacacacacacatttaaactctttatttattgtcaaacttttgttattgcttagagtctggtcaaattgagaataggttaatattgtttatctttaatattatttgtcttaatgtagtcttggcgaaatctgagaataaagaagtataatagtctttgacaatagaaccttaataatgttaagaaacttataatttcaattaattattatcgaatttcgactactgcgggaccactagtttcactTAATGCCTTATATCTTTTTATAGGAATTAAAACTCGTTAATACAGTCTCTGAGTATATAATAAACTGTTACTAATAGGCGCTCTGCCATTTTATAGCACAAATGACTTAGACGTCGTCAGGTTATACAAAAACTTGTAAGTTAATATCAGCTTGCGCACTGGTATGATTGCAGTACCAAAACGGTCACGGGGGAATGGTAAGCAGCGTTAATGGGTGAATCGAAGAAACATGGAAAAACTGAATAGCCCtaacaataattttaagaaatattgCGTATTTAATGAGTTTAGAATATTAAGACCGTCGGTATGCCGAACAAAGAGACTCGTTCGGTCACATGCTTAAAGGATTTTAGCCTGCGcgagagcttttttttattgcttacatgggtggacgagctcacagcccacccggtgttcagtgattactggaccccatagacatctacaacataaatgcgccacccaccttgagatataagttctaaggtctcagtattgctacaacggctgccccacccttcaaaccgaaacgcattactgcttcacggtagaaataggcagggtggtggtacctacccgcgcggactcacaagaggtcctaccaccagtaaatacaagTACCAGTAAGTGGACAAAATACTTTTCAAGATACTTAGCAGTTTTACTTCTACcgtgtataaataaatagctaaTTCTAAATActagtataaatatttatatttatgttttttttcagAAAAACAACAAATATCTTCTAGCATGGTTGATAGCGGTCATCTTAGTGCTGATACCGGAGTGTGCTCTAGTCTTCTATATGTCTATTAGTCATTGGGTAAGTTGCAAATCACATTGTTTTTCATGAATAGAAAAAACAGGTCTTGGCAGCAGTTTAGTAGTTAAGGAAGCTTATGTAAAGCACCGAGAATTTTATAGACATCGTATAAGTGCTATTCCACTTCAAATCGGGCATGAAAGTGCTACTTCCCCGTGTAGACTCTACATTCTGGGCTATTTCCCACAATAACACACACAGAGacacaacctactgagtttctcgtcggatcttctcagtggatcgcgaatTCGTTGGTAGATTAtccgaagcgctgctcttgctaaggccaatTTTCGCaatctctcaagttgagcccgtcagTTCACCTACCAGCcagagcgtagctggaataaccccttagactaccagcaaataggtagggggaaaaggGCTCCTTCGTAATTACTAGCATAGATAAGGTAAAAGCTCCTAATACGGCGGTAGTCAAAATcgcttcctattacggtggtatttctattttcgatatttattcttgttttattcagtttaagctcaccaaaacggaatctatttattctaaatctattacttcataacataactgacattttcaagtgtagcatataaacaacactacaagatctatcagtttgtagcacggcatcaacgtgagaggagtttccatacaaacgcggaacaaaaaaataagtacactaatatttagaaactaagttttttgtattaataagtcgttcaactttgttaatgtgttatttgtagcattttcctactattatacttactttttaaatagcttgtttcatatatgtaactcattttttactcaaaaaatcagaaacaaaataccgccgtaatacggtacgaattttatagattaatcctaatacggtggtataactccgaaataggaaatatactgggcatatttaattgtttataactttcaatttattaagttattgaattagttccaagtttagttggaataattattaatcttgtaaattagaaaccatattctgcggtatgtattattcattaaaaatctagttaaatatgaaaactgtcgagtgcaaaatgttggtttcttagaaggggtaaaaataggaaggtgtattttaattaatcacaaatcatttattttgtataactgttgacttgagttttacacatctgggccaaaaaactgttatcgtttgattaagtatttacattctttgtttatcgaaattttgatgggtcagaattaggattaaaaaaatacgagtagttttcctattacggtggtagttatttccaggtaactctgtgttaggttctatgatctcctattacggtcatattcatagaacataaaattacaagttttaggattccatagaaataatagaaaggttatttatacttattttacacaaaaagataatacaataaaaacagatttaaagaatgtctaaatactatgtacaaaggcgagcttaactcttcatgagttttcttccagcaaaccattagcagagagaaatacgatgtataagaggggaatagtgtacaagtgaaaggttattaaaatatatgaaatacagtggatttcattaataacgaCCTCGGTTATAGCGACGTCAAACTTATGTCCCTTGAATTTAAAGCATATTTTCgtaagaaattcattcggtaagagcgactttggatactatagcgtcaatttcgggtatagcgatttgtttttatgaaccatTTATGACAGATTCCCAGAAATCCCGTACAGATATTTCTATTGAGTCGGTAAAGGCAAAGactcattcataaaactattaaactttcttatcttttgtttacattcacagatgaccatctgtgaaacattcacagatggtcaagcaaatgctttgtttgtttgttcctaagcagtcctcaataaatttaccattaagtaattctattttgttcatcttaaatatgtatagctCTATTCAAACAGCAGTGGCAGCGGCCGCCGCATCAGCCACCGAACATTTTTATCCTTTCAAGCGATACTGATCTATAAAACAatgtagataaagtttaaaattctttcaaagctgaaagtgctcttcgcaccttttttttctcctaccaatgctgatagccttggcaggctatttcagcttccccttgacgtgtagatgatctcatggggctcaaaccgggagtgttgctaacactgaccctacgaagagcagtgcttcgaagaatctaccactggatcggaaacgcgaccaactaagaagatccggtgagaaactcagtgggctgcgtctataggttgatttcttcttcgagttcttcattgcaagcgacgggttcggcgaggacggtaaccggtgcttgaggtacctaaaacaccgttaatggatcgggaagatccgtaatgacgtgcttagggcgacgtcgactgtttaccattcggtccacaagatCGGGTAGGCCTTCACATCGCTGTCGGCCGTTGCCACCGATGTCTGAATTGAGCCGAAAACTTCACTTACCTTAAGTTTACcattaagtttaaatctaaaaaaccttagttactccttatatcatcagctatctattagtgaaagtctcgtcaaaatcggtctagtcgttccagagattagccggaacaaacagacagacagacaaaaattgtaaaaaatgttattttggtgtatgtaccgtatatatatttatatgcatgtggtaaaaagcggttatttcaatattacaaacagacactccaattttatttatgtgtatacatTCGAAATTCCCTAGAATTCTCATGTTAAAATACAATCCAAATCACTTTTAAACGCGGTAAAAATGTACTCTTCTTTCCGAGCCGACCTGTGTGAATGCACTGTTATACTTACTAGatacatttgtattataaatttcattaaaagtggtcaattaatgcaaaacttacaatttaagttcttcacatttatattatttacttaataaatattatatgttcggaacttaataaatataatttctgaccCTCTGTATTAGGAACCGTCTACCGCAGTAATAGGCTCTTACCTCAATCATACCTCCGTATTAGGGAAAATCGACCcggctatttaaaacatttttttaaataagtaatttctagaaaagaaacatagactcaacagtaatacgaaatttaaattccatttttgacgatgaaaattttttccatctttagaaatacttacaaatgcttatttttctttcttactttcaaattttgcgAAATACCTCCGTAATAGGTGCTTTTACCTTAGTCAATTTGTTACAATCGTCTTTCttattttcaatgaaattgAATAATGCCTTCCAGTTTGAATAGTAGGTATAATTCTTACTTGCTATTGTTTCAAGTAATACTTCCCTCATATCCTAATGCGCGGGAGGTGGCTCACCACTAGCAAATACCTCGATTTTACCTGAATATAATATTCAAGAAATATCTTTTAATGCAAATGCTGGTTAATCCAGGGTCTGCAAGGAGTTTATGGGGGCGCGGAGTTGGCATGCTACGTGGCACGGCTACCGGCAATCGTCTGCGGAGTTGTGCTGGTACAGTCGGCCTATGCGCTGAGAGAAGCCAGGTAAATATTGTAGAATATTCAATCCATGGCTTAGACTTTtgtgataaatataatatttcgcGGTACTGTATTACAAATAttcaatactagctgacccggcagacttcgtagtgcctcaatcgagaaataaaagacctaaacttttgtataaaataaacttaaaacaaacaataccgtccgacaggggacacatcaaaggaaaacgaaaattgttatttttagttttaattccgagcattttaatatttataacttttaaaccttctctggacttccacaaataattcaagaccaaaattaaccaaatcggtccaactgttgtcgagttttagcgagactaacgaacagcaattcatttttatgtatatagattacgGACATTTAAATATGTTACTACAGCAGACAGGTACCGATGGCGTCTGTTAATTCTCCAGAATACGTCATTTCGGGTTAGAGGTCCCGCCTCTAAGCTACAAAGAAACGATGGCAAACTTTATTATTCCGTATGCGTTACAGGAAAGCGGGCTACGGGAACGGTGCGGCAGTTAGCGGGAGTGAGTTCGACGCCAGCCACTACATCCCCGATGCTCCATCCGCCTTTACAAACGATGGATTTTTATCAGACAACGGTACAATAGAATGCGTAACATTTTCTTTCTAAAGTCTAAGAAAACTATAGTGGCTGTATGTTtaagattccttttgtttttaaactattaaaaaaaaaaaacaagtaggttctcatttttttagttgtattgCCTTTTTCCAAGTGATCCGCTTTAGATGAATGTTTATTGAAGGCTGGCGCTTCTCAAGTGGGcccatttaatttttatcaagaTCCGACCAGTGGTTTTATGATTTTCCTTAATAATGGTTATATAATTTCGATTACATCGAGAAagcgacctcatgtctcaaggtggggggcggcattaacgttgttggcttcagcattatttttaaatacgtgTATGAATTTCATAATCATGACAGTCTTTGAGTGGATGTAACGTGTTTAACATTATTAGCAACGTGCACTGCGTAGAACTTAATACACTGGTTGATGTATGATGGCAATTTTGGTGTGATGGGAGGGTgagtttatgtttttattgcttagatgggtagacgagctcacagcccatctggttttaagtggttactggagcccatagtctatgacgtaaatgcgccacccaccttgagatataagttctaaggtctcagtgtagttacaacggccaaaccgaaacgcattactgcttcacggccgaaataggcagggtggtggtacctacccgtgcggactcacaaaaggtgcTTCAACCAGTATAAAAACGTTTGCTAACTGTTCTTGTATAGACTACGCGTCCGGCTTTGCTAATAAATATCCATGATCATCAGGTAAATCAGGGTCGATGCCAGATCTGAGACGGCACCTCGCGAGCCGTCAGTCCGCACGTAGCGCGTACGGCCCCCCTCCTCCCGCGTACGGCCCCCCGCCTCCCGCCTACTGGCGCCATCTCGCGGGCGCCGCCAGTCTGCGCGGGTACCCCAAGCCGTACGTCCCACAGCACGGCACCTGGGTCGGGCCCCGGACCAGCCCCTACGACAACCCCTACAAACGCCGCCATTCCATCGTCGGCGCGTTTACCACAGACGAATACCCCTCAAAGAATTACGAATACGAGGACAGAGCGGACTGTAAAAGCGAAATGGCGTATCCTTATTATCGACCTTACGCCTACGACCCAAGGTTGTATCCGGAATACGGATTTTACCCAGATTACAAGAGAGAAGAGGCTTCGTACGGTGTTAATTTGCTTCGGCATGACCCTTATCACTTCAGTGGCTCTAGGGAGAGAGTCTTCTACAACATGAGGAACAGTCACACGTCAGTTGGCAATGAATCTGATGATTTGACCAAATATAAAGATGTTGCCTTGTAGAATAAAACAAGCTGGTTTTTCGTTAGACTTTGTGAACGATACTAATGTTTGTTAGGTGATTTTGATATACGGATATTGTCAAATAAATTGTAAGACAGAAATAAATTGTTCtgttcaaattaattattaattgtgAAATATTCCGTAATTACTTATGTATTTTCAGATGTGTgtgacatttgaatatttttttctaggaATTATTTTATCCAGGCAATATTAAAACACTATAATTAAaccttcaattatttatttaaggatgtGTATAAATATGATCTGatgagtttattttaaatatttgtaaagaGATGTGGAATGCTGTGTTTTAGTTTTTAGGACATCGATTAAAATATCAAGTATGGAATTTGATTATGATgttatagtttaataaaaacagCACAATTTATTGAGTATTTATTAGGAGAAAATGTTAGGGGAATATGATGAAGATTACCTATCTTATCAGCTCTGACAGATGATGGGATCCTGGCTTAAAGGTTCAAAGTGGAAGCATGCAGACCCTCAGGTTTTGATTTATAACTGGAGAAAATATTCTCTAAAGAGCATAGGCTCATGATAATCAAAAATAAGACGGTGGGAGAGTGTAGGCTGCGGAAATGGTTTGTGAAATAATAGACGGTAGATAGAAAGAGATCTAACTCtgtctctctttctctttttcTGACCAATTGTTGACTGACATTAGTCAGTCTTTTTCAGGACACAATCTAAGGTTGATAATTAATTCAACACACAAGGAAATCGGTCgaaagagaaaaataaaaattcggattgaacataataaaatttaaatatattattatgtactaagAGACTTAAAACTAAGGAATTGATCTCGGCCATGTTTAAAAAATGACTCTAAAAACCCAAGAAATATTTACTATGGGCTTCAGGATACTTGTCATGGTACAACCATCTTGAAGCGAATCGATTTCACGAGCACCTGTAATAAACAGAGATGATCGTATTATTTGAAAATGTGGCCTTGACGTTTTTAAAAATTTGTCAAAAAATTTGGCTTTGCATTTGGAATTTTGATATAGAACCGtggctaatgtttttttatgattctaAACAGTAAATCATAGTATTTTAAAGCACAAAAGTAACAGGGAAgtactttattaaattttaaccaATGCTTGTTAGATACTTCACCTTttttcgaagaaaaaaaaaaaactcagaaaGCGCACATTCTTTGATctagtttttattgtattgaatttaTTGCCGCCGAAGGCAAATGAGTTAGTAGACCAAAGTAGTCTCCATGCTGTCGCATATAATGCATGTTAGATAAACATTCAGCCACCCGCAGTTCAATctctaatctaatatataaaatatttataaaccaCACACGGCAGCTTacgaatttttttatgtattataatttaagttaattgAACTCTTtgttaaacttttaaataataatatataatgattAGTTAAGTTACCTAGTAACCAAAGGTGTAAGTGTAAATACGTATGTATAAGTCTATGTAGCAAGTACTTATGAATTTTTACCGTTTAAAAGAGTcactattttatattatgtatattcaataaaaatgtcgtaattaaagatttttttattattttttattttattcttttttttattgtttctttattgctttgaggggtggacgagctcacctggtgttaagtggttactggagcccatagacatctacaacgtaaatgcgccacccaacttgagattctgatataagttttaaggtctcaaagtatagttacaacggcttccccacccttcaaactgaaacgcattactgcttcacggcagaaataggcagggtggtggtaatatTTATTCGAAGCGTATTCGAAATAGTATTCGCAACGAATCTCCAATAAgttataacattaaaataaatgtccGACACAAAAACTTCGCCTTAGCCTACTCAGTAAGCAATAGCAAAGACATTATTAAAATCaagttattacttttttatgaGACTTGTGGCATTTAAATTTGCGTTTTTTTAAGATAACGTAAATAGGTGTTTTCTATGTTTTCGATTGTAATCTTTTGACCCATTAGGAAAACTTATTGGCCCCGTGATTTCATTTggataaatgtaaaaaaatcaaatgccacagtgagttttatttaattaattcttgTTCTTCTTAAATAGAGCTTGAAACCTTGTATTAGCACTAGTTTTAGAGGCAGGATAGCGGAGACAAATGTGCTCCAGGTGAAACGCCACAACTTGTCTCCAGCCTACTTCAAATTAGTTCTGccttagtttttaataaatatgtaggtacgtaAGCTTTCCTTTCACGATTATTGTTGATTACGTGATGTTTATTGAAAGTCATATGCATAAACTATGTTGATAATTAAACATGCCGGAaggtgttatttattttattgtaaattaaaaacaatagtaAGAATATAGATTTAAATGAACGTTCAATTGGTGAAGCTTAAACGTGTTCACCACGAGAGGTCCACACgaagctttcaaataaaaaactatCATCAAAATTTGTAACAAGAAAatgttaaaatgtaatttatcatTAGAAACGGGACGTTTAAGAGGTGAATTTATTCAAAAGTGAACCTACCAAAAATGGTACATGGAATTCATCAAACAGCAACACCAATAGTGTTGCTATTTGATCTAGAATAGGTGCTATCTCTGCCTTTACAAGTAAGCAGGCCTTGTTAGATATCGTGCCTATTATTTAGTTAGGTTTTCATTTTTTATCTGATTGAGTAACTGATATTGCCAAGACAGttctaaagtaataaataaatacgacgAAGATCAGTGAACTTCTTAAACCTAAGTTTTGTGTTTTGAATACTTTTCAAATTATACGAATTTATAATGAGGCTATGCATTTCATACAAAAtggtaaaaataaagttttaaaaggGGTCTAGCACGAAGTAAAGATTTTTGCaaaggaaatatttttaaaaaattaacttgaaaaGCTTGAATTTTTGTAGAATACCTACGTCTGAAGGAGGCTCTTCAGCGTTTTGTTAATTACAAAAGAGTGACGTTGCATGGTTCAAGAATAATATTTAGATGGGTGTTAATTTAGGGTTACCTCATtttgtatatgtaaaaaaaaatactgcatttatttatgaacgaaataaatttaagcggaggttttttttgtagataattttgatttttttcttgcAAACCTGCCAACAAAACGTTTTGGAATTCGGCTGACTTGTGGTGCGCTTGCGTATCTTTACATCTCTCTCGATCAGTCAAAAATTCAAGAAGTCGTCGACACTACGAAAAAAGTTTGAAACTTTAAGTTAGTTTATAAAGTTAGTTCTGTGTTATGAAACTCGTTTAATGGgtgtttgtttaataaataacgTGAGGTGAACGTGTTTATGACTTGAAAATGaagtgtaattttgtttttagtgtGTCTGTTTATAGTTTTGTGTAGGTGGCCACCTATGTATAGTGGTTTGACCGATGTGAAAGTGTTTTCGCATAAAATTCAGACCCCATTGTTCTTTCCTGGTAAATGTTGGGAAAAACACGTATGCTGCTTGCGTAAGCCGAAGTTTATTACAGAAATGTGTAACGAATAATACAAGTTTTCATCCGAATTTGGTATGTACTAATCGTGGAGTTATCAAAATATTCTAAACCTGATAAGAAGTTCATTTACTGCCTTACATA includes:
- the LOC101744353 gene encoding uncharacterized protein LOC101744353, translated to MSTSNDMSDVDSPKLRMKPAVSRIFCCSVTAASGFVAAYALVAYAIALIYEIVWVVESQSGLPIPSVLLMVCYIIVIAATVTLVHGLISKNNKYLLAWLIAVILVLIPECALVFYMSISHWGLQGVYGGAELACYVARLPAIVCGVVLVQSAYALREARKAGYGNGAAVSGSEFDASHYIPDAPSAFTNDGFLSDNGKSGSMPDLRRHLASRQSARSAYGPPPPAYGPPPPAYWRHLAGAASLRGYPKPYVPQHGTWVGPRTSPYDNPYKRRHSIVGAFTTDEYPSKNYEYEDRADCKSEMAYPYYRPYAYDPRLYPEYGFYPDYKREEASYGVNLLRHDPYHFSGSRERVFYNMRNSHTSVGNESDDLTKYKDVAL